A segment of the Gossypium hirsutum isolate 1008001.06 chromosome D10, Gossypium_hirsutum_v2.1, whole genome shotgun sequence genome:
atataaaaatatgaatcattaacatatttcaatttatataaatacataatactttaaacataataatcataaaaacaatataaatatacgAATGATCATATCTATGATTAATATATCATACCATATAATCAACAAGTGGTTGGAAGGAATGGAAATAAACTTCTTCCCCAAGTATGTGGATCAAGTATAGATCCTGAAGTTGGTATTGTTGGAAGGTTTTACTTGAATATCAGCCCTAGCCCAAACAAAACTAGGTTTAGAATTAAAAAACGGATGAGTAAAGTGTATCATCAAGACTTATGGGATTGAGTGATAAAGAATTCAATGCCTTTTAGTGAAAAAACAACATTAAGAGAGTTTTGCCTCCATTTATAAGTCAACCTAATCCGACTCCCATATTTAGTTTGAATCTAATTTGATtactagatttaaaaaaaatcataatactcACTTGTTGACGAGAGGTATCAACAAGGGAAGAGACAAGGGGGAGAAGGTGGTGGTGTAGAGGAAGTTGATTCATCTAAACAAGCGAAGAGCTAAAGAAAGACAAGAGGAGGAGGAAGGTAAAAGAGATTAAAAGTAGAGAGTATGCGCTTAAGGTGGCTAACAAGCGTTTATGGAGGGTATTTATAAATGAGATCTTTTTGTCTAGGAGTGGTGGCATGGTAGGTTGTTACTAATAGGTTGTTATCGTAGAGTGTGAGGGAGAAGTACGTAGTGAGgcttattctttattctttttaagGTAATACGATGTTGTTCATAAAAAAGAgtgtttatattaaaaaaaaatgagtGGCCGCTACTAGCGAGTGAAGCTCATGAGAAATAACTCGCTCGAAAGCTTAAACAACTAATGACTATGCAAAAGATGAGAGGTAGAGAACCATCCACATAGATCTCTCTGATGCTCTCTTGAAATGTCACTTGTCCAGAGGTGGTATGAcatcattaataaaaatttaaagaaaataaatatcacTTAAGAAGCCGAGTCACAAGGGAAAAGTGGCTAGGCTGAACGGAGCCAAAAAAAAGGTGTAATGGCATAAGTTATGGTTTTTTAcccaaatatattttaaaaaaatgaaatacctCAATAGGTTGTTAGCTAAATTATACGTTTTTTTAATCGCACCTATCTGACAGGCgtgaatcaattttttatattaaaatattttatttttttctcgtttaataaaatattattaaattttttcccGAATCAATATATAACCTGGGATACGAAATATAGGTTGCGGCTATTTGATAGGCGCAACTAGTTGAGCCTATCTAACAGGCGCGACTAATTGTGCCTAACTCAGAGGCTCGAATGGTGGAGCCCACTGCTGCTTAATTTTTCTCCTATCCGATATTGTATGTTGATAGTTAATCAACTATATTCAttacttgatatgtgattattattattaatcaaagaacccatttgctgcaaatctgcaattaaaaaaaaagaattcatttaatttatttcaaaaaatacaataaattatttcaaatttcagaAGCAAAACACGATAAATATCTAATAATTTCTCATAATTtacctacaataaaaaaaattatgttagattacaataacaatataattaaaattaatataaactatctaaacataaaaacatacgaattttaaaaaataaaaatagaaaaatatacatACTTGAGTAGTTTATttcaaacaacctataaaattatataacaacaaatttaatcaacattttaataaatcaataaaattttttaaataaataaaaaatcaaataaaattacattatataaaaattacatcaaaaaatcacaaaacaatttatataacctaatcataaattactaacaaaataactgtaaaattattttttaaaaaatacattactaaaaaatcacaaaacacataaCTAATATAGATTGAAAAAATGTTTACACAATCTATCAAGGTTGATAACAGATTTTTCTCCCTTAAATTACTTATGCCAACAATATGTTCATGTATGAAATAAATTCATGTACATGCATTTAACTTTTAACATTGATGTTTGTGggtgttaaattttttaattaaaattttaaataattttaataaaagcaTTTGTcaatatcttaattcatacttataGTCAACCCTAAAAGTGCATTAAATGAAATTCGAAGATTCATATCCTACTTGTTATTGTAGATAAAAATATCCATATCCCATAATTTTTCACACAGCAAAAATTCTACTccaattgctcaaaataaaaattttaattttgagttttgggaaACGCTTTTAATTGACactattaatgtattattatcaatttttaaatttttttaagttgctGTTAAGTATTGGTATGTTAATAATTGATTTATATTCTTCAATATTTCTacaatcatttttttataaaaataattttaaagtatataaatttatgaaaagagTCAGTTATGATTAAACCTGGACAAATTGATATCCAagttgatataaaaaaaattaaatgagttaacgGCAACTATTAACATACTAATACTTAAcagtaacttaaaaaaaattaaatgagcttaaacatcatttgtctaaattcattttcaaaatgaaaCCATTCGCGCCTACCTGTCAGGCTCGATTAGTcgcgcctatctgacaggcgcaATCGATTTTTTACCTTTATTTTGACCCGTTGACCGTATTTTTACCTgtctatatatttaaatatttttaataaaaataaaaaattaatattttatttaaacaaaaaatatatatttatagacacgattaaaaacaatatatcatttcaataattaatttaactgaTAACCTATttagatatttaaattattttttttaatatatttgggtAAAAAACCCGCGTAAGTTAAAATGATTGGGTGGAAAAGGCGTCAGTTTAAAGATATAAATCCATCCATCAGCTCGGGACATAACCCACGGCTTATGCGGCGCATAAAACAAGAGAGTGGAGTGGTGAGGTCCACCTAATCTATCTCTGGATGATTTCTAAGAAGACAATCCAATTAGCTATTGACACGTCGTACATGACGCCAACTGCTGTGCAATCCAACACGAGGTCTAAGGGAATCTCATTATTCCTTGCCCGCTTAGGTGCCACGTTGTTAGCCGTTTTTTTCGTGCAAGTAATTAATAGTATAGTATTAAGAAGAAAAACCAAAGTACAAATGGAAGTTTATTTTTTAACACTCTTTTCATTAACAAAAACATCTTATATTTCTactctaattttattattatatttttattaatgtcCTAATAGCAACGTGATTAGTACGATTCAAATTCAAGTCACACTTTAAACGATGAACATATTGATTATCAGACTAACACAcgaagtttaattttattattgtatttcaactgtaaattttataatattatcatcataaaatttgaatttgagagctatgttaaaaaaaaattaagtaatacATATTATTTGTTAAGACTTATAAAAGGATATAATGCGGATTCaaaatcatatcaatattcattccTTTTAGTAAAATTATATACTGCGGattcaattattaataataaaaaataaataaaatttttaatagaaggaacaaaatataatctaattttcACGATTTTTCACTTCCCTTTCCGTATTTCCTACACAAAATCTACATATTaccaatatcattaaaaataaaacatttgaatctatatattaaataaaatttaattggaaaataattacatacaaaatataaatataatataaaatatattataaaggttaaaactGTCATTTAGTCTAAAAGCACTTTTGTTAACCGCAAAAGCTAAAAAAAACTGCTTTTATTTTTAGGTTCAAAAGCATTCTCGCTCTAAAAGTTATTTGTTTAACATTGCTTCTGGCTTGAGAAGTGCTTTTgtcccaaaagcacttttcaaaaacaatacTAAACAAAACCTTAGTAATATTTGAAAGGGATAAGACAAGACTCTTCAAtattggtttttttaaaaaaaaattattattacaatattcagaaaaaagagaaataaggttTAAACTTATATCATTTAGGCGCTAgatgaaagaaaaaattatttttttacaaaataaagtaTATAGAatgtttttgttatatatatatatatattataaaatcaataaaaacctATACATAATGAAACTTGAACTTAAAGCACTATGAATTTTGAACTTtcagctttcatatttcaaccaaaatttaatttttttagacataaattttaataaaaaaatatacataaaattctTCCCATTGAGCATGCAATCATGTAGACATTAGTTGAAATTATAAAACTATCAAAATTTGAAGGTAGAAAATACCCACACCATCAAGGTTTATAATATACATTGTTTCGCTTCTTTTGTCCTTATAGCAAAAGGAATATTAAGATAGTAATTAATCATTTTGGGTCCAATAGCAAAGTGTAGTCTACGATAAATATATAGTTGGTGACGTACATATAATCTCTTTTCAAAGAAAATGACCCCTCAACCTTCCTCCCTCCATTCATTCATTTTCCTTATTATATCCAActttttatgatatttttccaACACTCTAAACCAAAATTTTGGTTCAAATTCTTAGTTAGTGAGACTTAGTGTCACGGCATTTGCATTTCGcaatttttcaatcaattttgaggTTTATCCACCCCAAAATTCCTACATTAGGTATTAAGTTTTAGGGGTGCTTAAATTGAATTTggaatcttttttaatttttttttataaaaaaattccattaataaaattttaagatgtattTATGCTGgtataaattataaatcaatcagCTGAGGTAGAGTTGTTTATGGGCCGCATCAAGTGAAAAATTTAGGTCTGTTTTCTAGCCCAACTCAAAAATtgggtctaaaattttgctcaaactcgacctgaataaaaatattaaaatccgAACCCGACTCAGCTCacccatgttaaatttttttattaaatacactaaaaacattattaaatgttttccaacaaatgaaaagaaatatacttaaataacagcagtaaaattaataataaaacaagagttatacaatatccaaataataacagcAGCGGTATTTTTTTCTACAAATTCAGGCCGGGCTAAAAAAGCTTACCCAAGGCCTGACCCGTTTAAAAAATGAaccttattttttttatccaaacctattttttggacctatatttttaccaaaaacctcccatttttcgaattggacttcaactaaaaaaataaaattttttatgcaAATActagtgaaaattaaattatttttcgtaTGAGTATCTAATAAGTAATAAAggtaaaaaatctttaaattacGTGTGTGGATGATAAAAacaatttgaaagaaaaattaaaaatatagaatATGGACTTAAGAAGTGTACATGAATAATTTGGGTTGGGCTCATGTATTGTAACAACATATAGTTGCTAAAGTCTAAAttatttctctgttttaattatttatatataaatgctTAGAATTACTTGGTATTTTCCTAAATCTTTAATAGAAGGACATCATCCTACATTAATAACAATATCAATATTAATTGAATTGATACTCGATTggcttaatatttatattattgtatcacatatttaactttcataaaatataaattatatcataTAATAAAAGAGAATCAATacattcacatatataagaaatgtaataacccaaatttgccAGGCAAACCCAAAATCAATACGGCCCAACTAGCCTAAACCCAATTAGCCTAAGCCCAATACCCTAGCCCAACTCAGCCTAAATCCCAACCTAATGGCAGAAACCCTAGCAGTGAGCAAGCCTCAGCGCCGCAACAGCCCCAACTCCTCCACGTGTACCCAGCCTCTGCCCTCGCACGTGTGCCACCGCCATGTACCACGCCTTCACGCGTTGCACCGCGCCACGTCACCGTACGGCCGTACACCTGCAACGAACACACAGCAGCAAAAAACAACAGAAAAGGggtgtcgaaaccgttttttgaaaacaaaaattttagtttcgacttaaaaataaaaattggagtcgccaccgatcctttattaaggtgtgatcggcgcaccttaaaaataattttggtttgcgaaatttgagaaaacaggttcgagagtcagttacgcacgaggaaggattagcaccctcgtaacgcccaaaattagtaccaaattgattttatttatgccttggtgtcgaaaacttgaaaagattttaaaaggaaacttttttatttcatgaatgaattaaaatgataagacattcttatttcaaagaaataaaacactacacccagtgagttagggcacaatgtttttaaatcctcaaaatacccgaatattgccttttgcttttgaaaattcttatttcgagaagaaaatgtcatgaccagtaagttaggacccaacatttttgaattcccgagaataagcttttatttaaaatttgcgaatttattgcaaaacaaatacttgggtttctaaattcatcgaaaaataaccgcaatccagtaagttaggacacgatctttctcaagaatcatgaatgccaaatattttggaatttataaaataggatgatttaaatactttgagaaaatctaaatatatatttttaaaagggaTGCTAAAAAGGGTTAAGGTATAACATGAAACGAATACTctaatttcaaacatatatgaataaatatttacaaatatatatacaagtaggTATAATATACAAATAAGTTTACAAGTATGTGTACGCATATATATCTAACACACATATAAGTATACACATAAAAAGGGAATGAAATacataaaaacttataataatttctaaaaatgcatgtatatatgtatatgagaactgtgaaaataaagtaaaaatataaaaaaatatgtacaatatgtatataaaataatggagcatatataaaataataaaaatgtttataataatttaaaaacaaaaatatatatatttatactatagAAAATGAATGTATATTTTAAGCTATAGGATGGGAAATACATATGTATTAAAATATGTTggtatacatatatacatacgtttgtaaaaaaaatctatgaaggataatatataaaaaaacgtATATTCAtatttacaaaagtaaaaaaaaatattaagatataaaagtatatatatataaaaatgtttgtatgtacaaaaatatatgtatgtattaaaaagctttttttaaaaaaatgtatgtatatatattattttaaaacatgcgtataataataataacaataatagtaatagtagtaataataataaagtcataatataacacaattataaaaaatgaataaaatagttaataaaagggttaaattgaactaaaaaaagaaaaaaaaagccaaatTCGAAGTAAATTTGAGAACAGGACCACATTGAATGCGCGCACAACGGTGGaggaccaaaaaagaaattatcCCCTCCTAAAATGCTGCGCATTGACACTGGCTAAAATGAACAGAAACAGAAACATTTgggctaaatttaaaaaaacaaaaattggtttaataaaagaGGGCGCAAAAGAGGGAGGACTAGCCGCGCAATTTCCCCACTTAGGGTAGAAATGCACAGACCCAACACCCGCCATACGGCGCCGTTTCATCTCAAATATAAAATcaacattttcttaaaaaaacccATTCTCTGTCATTTTACAGCAAAACAAAGAAACCTTGTAAACCCTAGCCTCTGCTAGGGCTTCAACTCAGCTGCCACCGTCGCCGTCCTCGGCCAATCGGCCTCCGTCGACGCCCCGATCTCAGATCGAGACAGAGAGGGGCACCAACTCGGTGATTCCGACGAAAAGGGTAGGTTTTCTCTtcctttctttatattttaagcaaaaataaataaataatggcgaaactaaaaaaaaaaccaaatatatatatgtacaaatgaaaaaaaatgaaagaacgaTAATCGAAAAAATGgtaaaacagaaaagaaaacctttttatttcaaaaaagaaaatttcctCTTTGCCTCTGTATTTCTCGTATTTTACACAGAAATCTCCCCCAAATACAGATTAAAATCGGCCTTTAAATAGccgagaaaaggaaaagaaaataaatcaaaagaaatcccctctgtttttgttagcaagatttTTGCCGTTCTGTTTGTGTTTGTTGCTGTGGGTTCAACGTGCAAGGAAGGCGCGAGATTCGTGGCGGCGAGGGGCACGATGTGCGATATCGACGGGCATGACGCGCGGAAGCAGTTGCTGCGCTAGTTACTGCGGCGCTGAGGCAGAAGCTAGGGTTTCTGCTATTCTATTTTTTTGTGGGCTAGGGTTAGTTTGGGTGTTTAAGGTTATTGGACCTaggtttagcttattttttgttttgtaagGGCCCGGGTAAATTGGGCTTATTACAAGGGGCAACAGAGGGGATttgggatttattttattttttcttttcttttcatttttctgtaATTTTGGCTATAAAGAAGCCAATACAAACACTGTAAAGGATACGCAGATTgaaatacaaaagacagagaAATCAAAGAGGGATTTTTTCTAAGGTGGTTCTTTTCCGTTTTTCTTTCTGTATTCTCTtcttgcttttttcttttttgggtcaCATACATATAGAGATAATAAAAAGAGGCTTAAGGAGGAGAGTTTACCTTCATAGTAAGACGGTCGGATCCCTATCTCTCTCGTCGCAATCGGAGCAGATGGGGATCTGAAGGGTGGAGCTGCGACAGAAACTGAAAAACCAAGCGGCGCTCTGCCTTCCTCCTACCATTTCAAATGAAAACCTTTAgatttagggtttctttttttagttttcaaacGTTTTCAAAAACGGCAGCGTTTGGTGCCTagacccgatgacccgacccgaTTCAAGAAGGAGGATCCGCGTGCTTTATACTGATGGTTTATTTGCGCAATGAGTCCTCCTGTTCTCTCAATTTGTTTTGATCTAATCCCTTTCAGTTCTTTTAATTTTGGCCATAtaggtttattttgttttcaatttcatccactcACCAGTTGAGGAGACATACgtccaaaacgacgttgttttcaAGGATCTGACCTGGCTTCCTAGACTGGTGCGCTTAATTGTTGCATTAGTCCCTTTAATTTCAAACAAATTTCAAATCGGtgctcttttattttatttatttttcaaaattcgcTCCACATTTTCAATGTTGTTTCGTTCTGGCCCATACTGTTGCAATGCGTTTTGAGGAATAGGGAATATTGCCTATTTGGTCCCCTATGAAATACGCGCATTCCATTTTggttctttaatttaattttattttctgattttccttatgattttggttttgaatctgatttaatccatattttaatttattcattttctaacattttattttgattataaacCTAGcattatttgaatatttaattagttttaatattgttttaaaatttatcattaaaattatttagaatataatatactattattttaaactaatattatcTACGTACCATACatagttattttaattataacCTTAAATGTATTATGAATTTCTACTTaagttttataattaatatttctttttatatttatctaatatagtTTGTAATTCTAtaactttataatatttttcaaactttcttttcttttccatccAAATATAAAAAGTTATGTGTTGATAGTttcatgtatgtatttttaacttgttttgaaatatatatttgtatatatgttttaaatcTTATATacactttatttcttttaaaatactCGATCCCTTATATACTTTTACTTACTTCAATTTTTGTACATATATTACCATACATAtactattataaatttttttattttgtatgtatCGTTTATCTAAATTAGCATATACATTATTTTGAGTTTCTTTTCGTAcaatacttattttaaaatttatttttatattattatttcatatagtattcttttttaacctttttgatatattttaatattcattttgtttTAGTCGaaaacttattatattttatttatgttatttcacttggcatttcttttaaaattgacTATTAATTCATTTAGTTGTTGAATGTTGATATTTGTATTTGCATGATGTGTGTTGGATATTATTGCCCGCATagattttatattgtttattcgTATTTCTTGATTACTGATGATTATTAGTATACTTTAGCCTATAAATCATTGTTTCATGTTGTACATTAGCATCCTAtcgcatttttttatatattcggTTTCATTAGAGTACCAAAACCattttatttcatgattttcAAAAAATGCTTGGTGTTCATAGCTCTCGAGagaattgtgtcctaacttactaggctTCAATTCTTCTTGATGAATTTGAATAgccaagtgtttattttgataaaaCCATACAACTTTAAAATAAAGCTCTTGAgacttcaaaatgttggatcctaacttactgaatacaatattttgttatctcgattttaaaataaaggcaatgtttgatgtttagaaattTCGAGGAATTGAACCCTAAGTTACTGGATTTtgatttctcgattgacttaaaTAATCGAATAACCTTCTAAAAAAGGAGAGACAAATTTAATTTCGATGATTGAATTGTTGCAcactaactcactgagtgtggcaaTTTATTTCTGCGAAATAAGTGCGTCTTATCATTCAATTTAGTTTATTCAAGTTTTCTCACTaaatgatcgtattttaaaatcttttcaaagttttgacattaaaacatcaaacaatcaattcggtaccaatctTGGGCGTACGatggtgctaacccttcctcgtgcgtaatcgactcctgaatctattttctcgaaatttcgcgaacaaaaatcatttttaatggtGAACTGATCACACcctaataaaagatcggtggcgactccattttcattttcaaagtcgatccccattttttaaaatttgaaaatggtttcgacaagaaATATTCATAAAGCACttaattataattattctattatatttctaaaacaaaaaaaaaaactcgaaaaaatCCACTACCAAAAAAAGTATCTAATAAAAACTAAGGTAAAAAAACAGCAAAAGGACTCCTTACGAGATGTCGACCATCACTCCACATGTACCAACCAAACACATATTGATTCCTCACCGAGTAATCATTTGCAGGAAATATTGTCATGGTGAAAGAAAACGACTGGCCAACATGGTCGAAAACCAAAACAGTTGGTGAAACAAGAATGCTGACCCCTTGCGGCAAATTCCAACTGAACTCGTATCGGCTTTGGCCGTCGAATACGTTGGTGACCGTCCTCGTAACCGTGACCGGACCGTAAAGGTTGGGTATCACAAACGATGGATAATTCAAGTTCAGTGGTGAAGCTAGCTGATTTGGGCAATTGATTTTGGCGTTCACTTTGTTTAAAAGCCCGGGATTAATGGTGCAAAGGTAATGAAGGTAGTCATCATACGAGATATCGTAGACGAGACCCGGATCGGATGCTTTAATAGGCTGGAAATGACCCGAACCGAAAACAAATGGAGTTGCGGGATTCCCTGTATAATCCTGAATTGGATTGTTTAAGTTGTCTGTTACGCTAGCTGCATACAAATGAAATGGTTTAAATAGTTTATCAGTTCGAATGGGTTAAATTAATTTCTGGATTTGGGTTTGGGTCATTAGTGATTACCTGTGGTCATTAGAGCAGATTTTATAGCTGAAAGGCTCCAATTGGGATGTACGGCTCTAAGAAGTGCGGCGACGCCAGAGACATGGGGGCATGACATGGATGTTCCGGAATACAAATTAAATTTCGTCGATCTGCGATCGTACGGAAGCTTTGTAGGAGACGATGCTTCACTCCATGCTGCCAAAATTTGCAGTCCAGGAGCCGTGATATCCGGCTATATCATAGAATTATAGAAAACAAATTAGATgctatataatatataatctctCAATTATATAGCATGTTATAGGACTCATCACAAATTACTTTGAGAAAATGTGCATCAACATGATTCGGACCGCGACTGGAGTACCCTGCCATGAACGGTGCAGGAGTATACGACACTGATTGGACCGGAAGGATCCTTGCGGTAGGGTATGCGGTAGAGTAAATGTATTGAAGGATCGTAACCGCACCATCATAACCCACACCGGTTGCAAAAATAAAATGACTGTCGTAAAATATTGTATTTCCGTTGTCTTGGTTATTGGCTAAGATGAGACCGACGCCACCAGCTTTGCTCACTTCGATGCCTTTATCTACGTTTCGTCCCTGTCCTATGAAGCACAACACAATCTTCCCGTTCACCTTATAAGAGTCAAGTGTATCAGGTTGGCATTGCCTAAACCATTACATATCCTCATTATtcaatattatgtatatatatgtatgtatatatgtatatgacaaTATACTTACGTTGCAAGGTATTGAGGTACACCAAGGCGAGCTACGTCTCTTGCGTAAACTAAAGGGTACATCTGACTCATTGCGTATGGTGAAATGCTATATCCCTtctaataagaaaaaaaatgaatgaaatatgatAATTACGATGTATGATTGAATCGGATTAGATTTTACTTGGATTTTCATGCCGTTTCCGAGCAAAACGGGTGAAGAGAATTGCCGGTCGATGCCACTAGCGGCGACAGTTATCACCCAGGGTGCTATGTTAGCCAATGATGCTGGGGAAGGACCGCCGTTTCCAGCACTACATACAGTGAGGATGTTCTTAGTCGCGGCATGCAACGATCCGATGGCAATGACATCTTGGTCTAGAGGGGAATGCTCATTGAATCCTAAGGAGAGGCTAAGTATGTCAACACCATCACCTATAGCGTCGTCGATGGCAGCTAGAACGTCTTCATCCATGCATGTGTTCCCATCCGATTTAGGCTTACCGGGCATCGCCCAACAGGCCTTGTATATGGCAAGACGGGCCATAGGAGCACCTCCAG
Coding sequences within it:
- the LOC107925015 gene encoding subtilisin-like protease SBT5.6 → MKITIFYLLLVLISLPLLALSVETKVYIVYFGEHDGKKTLHEIENTHHSYLNSVKESHEDAKSSLLYSYKNSINGFAAKLTPDEASKLSKMKEVVSVIPSHGKYRSQTTRSWDFVGLNDHSWNRAQMGDDLLLNAQYGKNQIIGVVDSGVWPESASFSDVGMDPVPKTWKGICQEGVAFNKSHCNRKIIGARYYVKGFYNVFGAVNPSEDYLSPRDADGHGTHTASTATGRQVPNAAALGGIAIGIASGGAPMARLAIYKACWAMPGKPKSDGNTCMDEDVLAAIDDAIGDGVDILSLSLGFNEHSPLDQDVIAIGSLHAATKNILTVCSAGNGGPSPASLANIAPWVITVAASGIDRQFSSPVLLGNGMKIQGYSISPYAMSQMYPLVYARDVARLGVPQYLATQCQPDTLDSYKVNGKIVLCFIGQGRNVDKGIEVSKAGGVGLILANNQDNGNTIFYDSHFIFATGVGYDGAVTILQYIYSTAYPTARILPVQSVSYTPAPFMAGYSSRGPNHVDAHFLKPDITAPGLQILAAWSEASSPTKLPYDRRSTKFNLYSGTSMSCPHVSGVAALLRAVHPNWSLSAIKSALMTTASVTDNLNNPIQDYTGNPATPFVFGSGHFQPIKASDPGLVYDISYDDYLHYLCTINPGLLNKVNAKINCPNQLASPLNLNYPSFVIPNLYGPVTVTRTVTNVFDGQSRYEFSWNLPQGVSILVSPTVLVFDHVGQSFSFTMTIFPANDYSVRNQYVFGWYMWSDGRHLVRSPFAVFLP